In SAR324 cluster bacterium, the following proteins share a genomic window:
- a CDS encoding class I SAM-dependent methyltransferase: MGNRTEIHDKVLNAKSLDDISEAYGIWAKSYDQDLLNELGYQAPVRSVDLLRKHLATGMVLDAGCGTGLVGQLLFTTGNFQLDGVDYSESMLAEAQSKQCYQDLQQLDLNQPLNHETASYDAVICIGTFTLRHVQPEALREMVRVTRSGGVICFTVRDEFWLKSNFGKLLNDLEQAGLTDTTELQTIDYILTEGSKCKLVLLTVL; encoded by the coding sequence ATGGGAAATCGTACGGAAATCCACGATAAGGTACTCAATGCAAAAAGCCTCGACGATATCTCAGAGGCCTACGGGATCTGGGCCAAGAGCTACGATCAGGATCTGCTGAACGAGTTGGGCTACCAAGCACCCGTCCGCAGCGTCGATTTATTACGAAAACATCTGGCAACCGGCATGGTGTTGGACGCAGGTTGTGGAACTGGGCTGGTGGGGCAATTGCTCTTCACGACCGGAAATTTCCAACTCGATGGTGTGGACTACTCAGAGTCCATGCTGGCAGAAGCCCAGAGCAAGCAGTGCTATCAGGACCTTCAGCAGTTGGATCTGAACCAACCCTTAAACCATGAAACCGCTAGTTATGATGCAGTCATCTGTATCGGGACCTTCACCCTCAGACATGTGCAACCAGAAGCGTTGCGAGAAATGGTTCGTGTCACTAGGTCAGGTGGGGTGATCTGCTTCACAGTCCGCGATGAATTCTGGCTCAAGAGCAATTTTGGCAAACTATTGAATGATCTGGAACAGGCCGGACTGACGGACACCACTGAGCTACAGACCATCGAT